One window of Nicotiana tomentosiformis chromosome 11, ASM39032v3, whole genome shotgun sequence genomic DNA carries:
- the LOC104102143 gene encoding zinc finger protein CONSTANS-LIKE 5 yields MGILRGGSNCFPRGWGAAAVAKPCEYCHLDAALVFCRTDNMFMCLGCDMRVHGNARHERVWICEVCEQAAASVTCKADAAALCVACDSDIHSANPLAQRHERIPVVPFYDPVESVVKSTADTLLVSINNSNSLSTTMTMTTAEASDFSKVTACLGHHEEDFNSDPWISPNTMTTNLPVNTVEMKPMDFLFSDSENILDFDYSVSIDTNSQPNYNSANDSVVPVQSTIKPLPFQYQEKHFEIDFTQTHIKSYTTPSLSHSVSSSSLDVGIVPDGSSISEISYPFGRSVNSSVEMGSSAQAEKLIGMNREARVLRYREKKKNRKFEKTIRYASRKAYAETRPRIKGRFAKRNDSSGAGVDSDIDQIYSCAGFIASDSRYGVVPSF; encoded by the exons atgGGCATATTGAGAGGCGGCTCAAATTGTTTTCCAAGAGGATGGGGTGCGGCGGCTGTGGCAAAACCTTGCGAGTATTGCCACTTAGACGCCGCACTCGTGTTCTGTCGAACAGACAACATGTTCATGTGCTTGGGCTGCGACATGCGGGTGCATGGGAACGCCCGCCACGAGCGGGTATGGATATGCGAGGTCTGCGAGCAGGCGGCAGCCAGCGTCACGTGCAAGGCGGACGCGGCCGCCCTCTGCGTCGCATGTGACAGCGACATCCACTCTGCGAACCCTCTGGCTCAACGCCACGAGCGGATTCCCGTGGTCCCTTTTTACGACCCCGTCGAATCCGTCGTGAAATCCACCGCCGACACGCTCCTCGTGTCGATTAACAACTCCAACTCTCTGTCCACGACCATGACCATGACCACGGCCGAAGCCTCTGACTTCAGTAAAGTTACAGCTTGTCTCGGACACCATGAAGAAGACTTTAATTCTGATCCATGGATTTCTCCAAACACAATGACTACCAATCTTCCAGTAAATACAGTGGAAATGAAACCAATGGATTTCTTATTTTCAGATTCAGAAAACATTCTTGATTTTGATTACTCTGTTTCTATAGACACAAACTCTCAACCCAATTATAATTCAGCAAATGACAGTGTAGTACCTGTACAATCCACAATAAAACCATTACCATTTCAATATCAAGAAAAGCATTTTGAGATTGATTTCACTCAAACCCACATCAAATCTTACACCACCCCTTCACTCAGTCACAGT GTGTCATCATCGTCTTTAGATGTTGGAATTGTACCAGATGGGAGCTCAATTTCAGAAATATCATACCCTTTTGGTAGAAGTGTGAATAGCAGTGTTGAAATGGGAAGTTCAGCTCAAGCTGAAAAGTTAATTGGAATGAATAGAGAAGCAAGAGTTTTAAGGTacagagaaaagaagaaaaatcgaAAATTTGAGAAAACTATAAGATATGCTTCAAGAAAAGCTTATGCTGAAACAAGGCCAAGAATTAAAGGTCGTTTTGCTAAGAGAAATGATTCCTCCGGCGCCGGCGTTGACTCCGATATTGACCAGATTTACTCCTGCGCCGGTTTCATTGCTAGTGATTCACGATACGGCGTCGTTCCTTCGTTTTGA